The Populus trichocarpa isolate Nisqually-1 chromosome 2, P.trichocarpa_v4.1, whole genome shotgun sequence genome has a window encoding:
- the LOC7466456 gene encoding ubiquitin carboxyl-terminal hydrolase 26 isoform X1 — translation MIFFEKDNFFGEYADDKMSPPATRGKNKRNRQGDNVNITSEILRKIHASGRVTDGDVNQLYMIWKPVCQGCRVNTKDNPNCFCGLIPPPSGSRKSGLWQKMPDILQALGSDPVKDLRNTDETPAGLTNLGATCYANSVLQCLYMNASFREIVFSVEPDLLNEQPVLNQFARLFAQLHASKMAVIDPAPFIMTLELDNAVQQDGHEFLTLLLSLLERCLNNSKISKVKTVVQDLFRGSVSQVTTCSNCGRDSDASSKTEDFYELELNVKGLKSLDESLDQYLSVEQLHGENQYNCELCKSTVDATHRIRLRTLPDVLNFQLKRYEFLPKTTTRKKITSAFGFPGELDMGLRLSEPSQLEWIYDLSAVLIHKGTAVNSGHYIAHIKDENTGQWWVFDDEHVSNLGHRPFGEGSSSSTAKVVHNDTVLPSCAGATPADTSRSSVDAVLPQSLESNVGSHKESFSSIDAYRLMYNLKRTRKNDDKRNHIANIIQLEGHKGLHNGFHLPPHLSEDIKDVNAVYLAVCEEYKLKKEREVHHVAERRQEVRSILSEAPVRSLEEPFYWVSTAWLRQWADNVIPGAIDNKPIQCSHGEVPVSKVGSMKRLSVKTWGILFSKYDGGPALSNSNCCMTCLIDSAQSVVSADSYRDQRTLMRDLANDVITKKCSDGTYFVSKTWLQQWVRRKNIDAPSEADAGPTASIRCRHGQLRPKQTGAKRLLVPEKLWLFLYKDAVAVKPDDPLGCTTFPSDSELCPECSDELSEVACFEDSIREMKLKHRQNHERLATGKSIPLSLNCTYYLMPSSWLTKWRNYTSASGKNTSSVEPEVLDPVIDALKCEQHSRLLERPPYLMNKRGMLIQKSSSTDALTIITENDWNSFCEEWGGNKEKGIMAIIESSDVTESNLSGCREDVSLCKDHPSSQDEASNGPEIRQPVIRTSPEICEDCIGERKSHELAKKLNYFNEDISVSLVRGKEAPRSILEASSATSETDRRASKRPRKTSYGTSVNLKVSGSTSLYRLKMMIWESLGVVKENQILHKGSVIIDQESATLADLSIFPGDKLWVQDSEIHEHRDIADEIADQKANAQDPEKGFWGTLLTTTTASPVV, via the exons ATGATATTCTTCGAAAAGGACAATTTTTTTGGAG AGTACGCTGATGATAAAATGTCTCCACCAGCGACGCGtggtaaaaataaaaggaatagaCAGGGCGACAATGTTAATATCACCTCTGAAATATTAAG GAAAATTCATGCAAGTGGTCGAGTAACTGATGGTGATGTAAATCAGCTGTACATGATATGGAAGCCAGTTTGTCAAGGCTGTCGTGTGAATACCAAGGACAACCCCAACTGCTTTTGTGGTTTGATTCCACCACCCAGTGGAAGTCGTAAATCTGGCTTATGGCAGAAAATGCCTGATATTCTTCAAGCACTTGGATCAGACCCAGTCAAAGATCTTCGTAATACGGATGAAACTCCTGCTGGTCTAACAAATCTGGGAGCAACATGCTATGCCAACAGTGTACTCCAGTGTCTGTACATGAATGCCTCATTCCGAGAAATTGTTTTCTCTGTTGAACCAGATTTGTTAAATGAACAGCCTGTGCTAAATCAGTTTGCCCGGCTTTTTGCACAGTTGCATGCTAGTAAAATGGCTGTTATTGATCCAGCTCCATTTATAATGACCTTGGAGTTAGATAATGCAGTTCAGCAGGATGGCCATGAGTTCCTGACCTTGCTTCTTTCACTGCTTGAACGCTGTCTGAACAACTCTAAAATTTCTAAGGTGAAAACAGTTGTTCAAGATCTTTTTCGAGGAAGTGTGTCTCAAGTAACAAC GTGCTCAAATTGTGGAAGAGATTCTGATGCATCTTCCAAAACCGAAGACTTCTACGAGCTGGAGTTGAATGTCAAAGGCTTGAAAAGCTTAGATGAGAGTTTGGATCAGTACCTTAGTGTGGAACAGCTTCATGGAGAGAATCAATACAATTGTGAATTGTGTAAAAGCACTGTAGATGCCACTCACCGCATCAGGCTACGAACACTTCCTGATGTTCTTAATTTTCAGCTTAAGCGTTATGAGTTCCTTCCGAAG ACTACTACAAGGAAGAAAATCACATCTGCATTTGGTTTCCCTGGAGAATTGGACATGGGGCTGAGACTGTCTGAACCTTCTCAGCTGGAATGGATATATGACCTGTCAGCTGTGTTGATTCACAAGGGAACTGCTGTAAATAGTGGCCATTACATTGCTCATATCAAGGATGAGAATACAGGGCAGTGGTGGGTTTTTGATGACGAGCATGTCTCAAATCTAGGTCATCGTCCATTTGGAGAAGGCTCTTCAAGTTCTACTGCTAAAGTTGTTCATAATGACACTGTTTTGCCATCTTGTGCTGGAGCAACACCCGCTGATACCAGCAGAAGTAGTGTAGATGCTGTTCTGCCACAGTCTTTAGAATCTAATGTTGGTAGTCATAAAGAGAGTTTTTCATCTATTGATGCATACAGACTGATGTATAATCTTAAGCGCACTAGAAAGAATGATGATAAAAGAAATCATATTGCAAACATTATTCAATTAGAAGGTCACAAGGGTTTACACAATGGCTTTCATCTTCCACCTCATCTCTCTGAGGATATAAAGGATGTGAATGCAGTATATCTTGCTGTTTGTGAAGAGTACAAATTGAAGAAGGAAAGAGAGGTGCATCATGTAGCAGAACGGAGGCAAGAAGTGCGATCAATTCTTTCAGAAGCTCCTGTCCGGTCGCTTGAAGAACCGTTTTATTGGGTTTCTACAGCCTGGCTTCGCCAGTGGGCGGACAACGTCATTCCAGG TGCTATAGACAACAAACCTATCCAATGCTCACATGGAGAAGTCCCAGTGTCTAAAGTTGGGTCCATGAAGCGGCTGTCTGTCAAGACTTGGGGAATCTTGTTCTCTAAG TATGATGGAGGGCCAGCACTGAGCAACAGCAACTGCTGCATGACTTGCCTTATTGATAGTGCTCAATCTGTGGTCTCTGCTGATAGCTATAGGGATCAGAGAACATTAATGAGAGATCTTGCAAACGATGTAATTACTAAGAAATGTTCAGATGGAACATATTTTGTGTCTAAGACATG GCTGCAACAGTGggtgagaagaaaaaatatcgaTGCTCCTAGCGAAGCCGATGCAGGACCAACTGCTTCAATTAGGTGTCGACATGGGCAACTGAGGCCTAAGCAAACTGGTGCCAAGCGATTGCTGGTTCCTGAGAAACTTTGGCTCTTTTTGTATAAGGATGCGGTTGCTGTAAAACCTGATGATCCACTGGGATGCACAACTTTTCCTTCAGATTCTGAACTCTGTCCTGAATGCAGCGATGAACTTTCTGAAGTTGCCTGCTTCGAGGATTCTATAAG GGAGATGAAGCTCAAACATCGCCAAAATCATGAAAGGTTGGCTACTGGAAAGAGTATTCCCCTGTCTTTGAACTGCACGTATTACCTGATGCCTTCTTCATGGCTCACAAAATGGAGAAACTACACGAGTGCAAGTGGCAAGAATACTTCATCAGTGGAACCTGAAGTTCTTGATCCTGTTATTGATGCACTGAAATGTGAACAG CATTCCCGACTCCTAGAAAGGCCTCCTTACCTGATGAACAAACGTGGCATGCTTATACAGAAGAGTTCTTCT ACAGATGCTTTAACAATCATTACAGAGAATGACTGGAACAGTTTCTGTGAAGAGTGGGGCGGCAACAAGGAGAAAGGCATAATGGCAATAATTGAGTCCAGCGATGTCACAGAAAGTAATTTGAGTGGGTGCAGAGAAGACGTGTCACTATGTAAAGACCATCCAAGTTCTCAAGATGAAGCAAGTAATGGCCCTGAGATCAGACAGCCTGTAATTAGGACCTCTCCAGAG ATTTGTGAGGATTGCATTGGTGAACGAAAAAGTCATGAGTTGGCAAAGAAGCTGAATTACTTCAATGAGGACATAAGTGTATCTCTTGTGCGTGGTAAGGAAGCTCCAAGATCGATTTTAGAAGCTTCTTCAGCCACTTCTGAGACAGATCGGCGGGCCTCCAAGCGACCTCGAAAGACCAGCTATGGGACTTCAGTAAATCTAAAAGTTTCTGGTTCCACATCATTATACCGGTTAAAAATGATGATATGGGAATCGCTTGGG GTGGTTAAGGAGAACCAGATACTTCACAAAGGTTCGGTGATTATTGATCAGGAAAGTGCTACGCTTGCAGACTTGAGTATATTTCCTGGTGACAAGCTATGGGTGCAAGATTCTGAAATCCACGAGCATAGAGATATTGCTG ATGAGATTGCTGACCAGAAAGCAAATGCACAAGATCCCGAGAAAGGGTTTTGGGGAACACTTTTGACTACAACTACTGCATCCCCAGTTGTTTAA
- the LOC7466456 gene encoding ubiquitin carboxyl-terminal hydrolase 26 isoform X3, whose product MIFFEKDNFFGEYADDKMSPPATRGKNKRNRQGDNVNITSEILRKIHASGRVTDGDVNQLYMIWKPVCQGCRVNTKDNPNCFCGLIPPPSGSRKSGLWQKMPDILQALGSDPVKDLRNTDETPAGLTNLGATCYANSVLQCLYMNASFREIVFSVEPDLLNEQPVLNQFARLFAQLHASKMAVIDPAPFIMTLELDNAVQQDGHEFLTLLLSLLERCLNNSKISKVKTVVQDLFRGSVSQVTTCSNCGRDSDASSKTEDFYELELNVKGLKSLDESLDQYLSVEQLHGENQYNCELCKSTVDATHRIRLRTLPDVLNFQLKRYEFLPKTTTRKKITSAFGFPGELDMGLRLSEPSQLEWIYDLSAVLIHKGTAVNSGHYIAHIKDENTGQWWVFDDEHVSNLGHRPFGEGSSSSTAKVVHNDTVLPSCAGATPADTSRSSVDAVLPQSLESNVGSHKESFSSIDAYRLMYNLKRTRKNDDKRNHIANIIQLEGHKGLHNGFHLPPHLSEDIKDVNAVYLAVCEEYKLKKEREVHHVAERRQEVRSILSEAPVRSLEEPFYWVSTAWLRQWADNVIPGAIDNKPIQCSHGEVPVSKVGSMKRLSVKTWGILFSKYDGGPALSNSNCCMTCLIDSAQSVVSADSYRDQRTLMRDLANDVITKKCSDGTYFVSKTWLQQWVRRKNIDAPSEADAGPTASIRCRHGQLRPKQTGAKRLLVPEKLWLFLYKDAVAVKPDDPLGCTTFPSDSELCPECSDELSEVACFEDSIREMKLKHRQNHERLATGKSIPLSLNCTYYLMPSSWLTKWRNYTSASGKNTSSVEPEVLDPVIDALKCEQHSRLLERPPYLMNKRGMLIQKSSSTDALTIITENDWNSFCEEWGGNKEKGIMAIIESSDVTESNLSGCREDVSLCKDHPSSQDEASNGPEIRQPVIRTSPEVVKENQILHKGSVIIDQESATLADLSIFPGDKLWVQDSEIHEHRDIADEIADQKANAQDPEKGFWGTLLTTTTASPVV is encoded by the exons ATGATATTCTTCGAAAAGGACAATTTTTTTGGAG AGTACGCTGATGATAAAATGTCTCCACCAGCGACGCGtggtaaaaataaaaggaatagaCAGGGCGACAATGTTAATATCACCTCTGAAATATTAAG GAAAATTCATGCAAGTGGTCGAGTAACTGATGGTGATGTAAATCAGCTGTACATGATATGGAAGCCAGTTTGTCAAGGCTGTCGTGTGAATACCAAGGACAACCCCAACTGCTTTTGTGGTTTGATTCCACCACCCAGTGGAAGTCGTAAATCTGGCTTATGGCAGAAAATGCCTGATATTCTTCAAGCACTTGGATCAGACCCAGTCAAAGATCTTCGTAATACGGATGAAACTCCTGCTGGTCTAACAAATCTGGGAGCAACATGCTATGCCAACAGTGTACTCCAGTGTCTGTACATGAATGCCTCATTCCGAGAAATTGTTTTCTCTGTTGAACCAGATTTGTTAAATGAACAGCCTGTGCTAAATCAGTTTGCCCGGCTTTTTGCACAGTTGCATGCTAGTAAAATGGCTGTTATTGATCCAGCTCCATTTATAATGACCTTGGAGTTAGATAATGCAGTTCAGCAGGATGGCCATGAGTTCCTGACCTTGCTTCTTTCACTGCTTGAACGCTGTCTGAACAACTCTAAAATTTCTAAGGTGAAAACAGTTGTTCAAGATCTTTTTCGAGGAAGTGTGTCTCAAGTAACAAC GTGCTCAAATTGTGGAAGAGATTCTGATGCATCTTCCAAAACCGAAGACTTCTACGAGCTGGAGTTGAATGTCAAAGGCTTGAAAAGCTTAGATGAGAGTTTGGATCAGTACCTTAGTGTGGAACAGCTTCATGGAGAGAATCAATACAATTGTGAATTGTGTAAAAGCACTGTAGATGCCACTCACCGCATCAGGCTACGAACACTTCCTGATGTTCTTAATTTTCAGCTTAAGCGTTATGAGTTCCTTCCGAAG ACTACTACAAGGAAGAAAATCACATCTGCATTTGGTTTCCCTGGAGAATTGGACATGGGGCTGAGACTGTCTGAACCTTCTCAGCTGGAATGGATATATGACCTGTCAGCTGTGTTGATTCACAAGGGAACTGCTGTAAATAGTGGCCATTACATTGCTCATATCAAGGATGAGAATACAGGGCAGTGGTGGGTTTTTGATGACGAGCATGTCTCAAATCTAGGTCATCGTCCATTTGGAGAAGGCTCTTCAAGTTCTACTGCTAAAGTTGTTCATAATGACACTGTTTTGCCATCTTGTGCTGGAGCAACACCCGCTGATACCAGCAGAAGTAGTGTAGATGCTGTTCTGCCACAGTCTTTAGAATCTAATGTTGGTAGTCATAAAGAGAGTTTTTCATCTATTGATGCATACAGACTGATGTATAATCTTAAGCGCACTAGAAAGAATGATGATAAAAGAAATCATATTGCAAACATTATTCAATTAGAAGGTCACAAGGGTTTACACAATGGCTTTCATCTTCCACCTCATCTCTCTGAGGATATAAAGGATGTGAATGCAGTATATCTTGCTGTTTGTGAAGAGTACAAATTGAAGAAGGAAAGAGAGGTGCATCATGTAGCAGAACGGAGGCAAGAAGTGCGATCAATTCTTTCAGAAGCTCCTGTCCGGTCGCTTGAAGAACCGTTTTATTGGGTTTCTACAGCCTGGCTTCGCCAGTGGGCGGACAACGTCATTCCAGG TGCTATAGACAACAAACCTATCCAATGCTCACATGGAGAAGTCCCAGTGTCTAAAGTTGGGTCCATGAAGCGGCTGTCTGTCAAGACTTGGGGAATCTTGTTCTCTAAG TATGATGGAGGGCCAGCACTGAGCAACAGCAACTGCTGCATGACTTGCCTTATTGATAGTGCTCAATCTGTGGTCTCTGCTGATAGCTATAGGGATCAGAGAACATTAATGAGAGATCTTGCAAACGATGTAATTACTAAGAAATGTTCAGATGGAACATATTTTGTGTCTAAGACATG GCTGCAACAGTGggtgagaagaaaaaatatcgaTGCTCCTAGCGAAGCCGATGCAGGACCAACTGCTTCAATTAGGTGTCGACATGGGCAACTGAGGCCTAAGCAAACTGGTGCCAAGCGATTGCTGGTTCCTGAGAAACTTTGGCTCTTTTTGTATAAGGATGCGGTTGCTGTAAAACCTGATGATCCACTGGGATGCACAACTTTTCCTTCAGATTCTGAACTCTGTCCTGAATGCAGCGATGAACTTTCTGAAGTTGCCTGCTTCGAGGATTCTATAAG GGAGATGAAGCTCAAACATCGCCAAAATCATGAAAGGTTGGCTACTGGAAAGAGTATTCCCCTGTCTTTGAACTGCACGTATTACCTGATGCCTTCTTCATGGCTCACAAAATGGAGAAACTACACGAGTGCAAGTGGCAAGAATACTTCATCAGTGGAACCTGAAGTTCTTGATCCTGTTATTGATGCACTGAAATGTGAACAG CATTCCCGACTCCTAGAAAGGCCTCCTTACCTGATGAACAAACGTGGCATGCTTATACAGAAGAGTTCTTCT ACAGATGCTTTAACAATCATTACAGAGAATGACTGGAACAGTTTCTGTGAAGAGTGGGGCGGCAACAAGGAGAAAGGCATAATGGCAATAATTGAGTCCAGCGATGTCACAGAAAGTAATTTGAGTGGGTGCAGAGAAGACGTGTCACTATGTAAAGACCATCCAAGTTCTCAAGATGAAGCAAGTAATGGCCCTGAGATCAGACAGCCTGTAATTAGGACCTCTCCAGAG GTGGTTAAGGAGAACCAGATACTTCACAAAGGTTCGGTGATTATTGATCAGGAAAGTGCTACGCTTGCAGACTTGAGTATATTTCCTGGTGACAAGCTATGGGTGCAAGATTCTGAAATCCACGAGCATAGAGATATTGCTG ATGAGATTGCTGACCAGAAAGCAAATGCACAAGATCCCGAGAAAGGGTTTTGGGGAACACTTTTGACTACAACTACTGCATCCCCAGTTGTTTAA
- the LOC7466456 gene encoding ubiquitin carboxyl-terminal hydrolase 26 isoform X2 encodes MIFFEKDNFFGEYADDKMSPPATRGKNKRNRQGDNVNITSEILRKIHASGRVTDGDVNQLYMIWKPVCQGCRVNTKDNPNCFCGLIPPPSGSRKSGLWQKMPDILQALGSDPVKDLRNTDETPAGLTNLGATCYANSVLQCLYMNASFREIVFSVEPDLLNEQPVLNQFARLFAQLHASKMAVIDPAPFIMTLELDNAVQQDGHEFLTLLLSLLERCLNNSKISKVKTVVQDLFRGSVSQVTTCSNCGRDSDASSKTEDFYELELNVKGLKSLDESLDQYLSVEQLHGENQYNCELCKSTVDATHRIRLRTLPDVLNFQLKRYEFLPKTTTRKKITSAFGFPGELDMGLRLSEPSQLEWIYDLSAVLIHKGTAVNSGHYIAHIKDENTGQWWVFDDEHVSNLGHRPFGEGSSSSTAKVVHNDTVLPSCAGATPADTSRSSVDAVLPQSLESNVGSHKESFSSIDAYRLMYNLKRTRKNDDKRNHIANIIQLEGHKGLHNGFHLPPHLSEDIKDVNAVYLAVCEEYKLKKEREVHHVAERRQEVRSILSEAPVRSLEEPFYWVSTAWLRQWADNVIPGAIDNKPIQCSHGEVPVSKVGSMKRLSVKTWGILFSKYDGGPALSNSNCCMTCLIDSAQSVVSADSYRDQRTLMRDLANDVITKKCSDGTYFVSKTWLQQWVRRKNIDAPSEADAGPTASIRCRHGQLRPKQTGAKRLLVPEKLWLFLYKDAVAVKPDDPLGCTTFPSDSELCPECSDELSEVACFEDSIREMKLKHRQNHERLATGKSIPLSLNCTYYLMPSSWLTKWRNYTSASGKNTSSVEPEVLDPVIDALKCEQHSRLLERPPYLMNKRGMLIQKSSSTDALTIITENDWNSFCEEWGGNKEKGIMAIIESSDVTESNLSGCREDVSLCKDHPSSQDEASNGPEIRQPVIRTSPEICEDCIGERKSHELAKKLNYFNEDISVSLVRGKEAPRSILEASSATSETDRRASKRPRKTSYGTSVNLKVSGSTSLYRLKMMIWESLGVCYSEQIT; translated from the exons ATGATATTCTTCGAAAAGGACAATTTTTTTGGAG AGTACGCTGATGATAAAATGTCTCCACCAGCGACGCGtggtaaaaataaaaggaatagaCAGGGCGACAATGTTAATATCACCTCTGAAATATTAAG GAAAATTCATGCAAGTGGTCGAGTAACTGATGGTGATGTAAATCAGCTGTACATGATATGGAAGCCAGTTTGTCAAGGCTGTCGTGTGAATACCAAGGACAACCCCAACTGCTTTTGTGGTTTGATTCCACCACCCAGTGGAAGTCGTAAATCTGGCTTATGGCAGAAAATGCCTGATATTCTTCAAGCACTTGGATCAGACCCAGTCAAAGATCTTCGTAATACGGATGAAACTCCTGCTGGTCTAACAAATCTGGGAGCAACATGCTATGCCAACAGTGTACTCCAGTGTCTGTACATGAATGCCTCATTCCGAGAAATTGTTTTCTCTGTTGAACCAGATTTGTTAAATGAACAGCCTGTGCTAAATCAGTTTGCCCGGCTTTTTGCACAGTTGCATGCTAGTAAAATGGCTGTTATTGATCCAGCTCCATTTATAATGACCTTGGAGTTAGATAATGCAGTTCAGCAGGATGGCCATGAGTTCCTGACCTTGCTTCTTTCACTGCTTGAACGCTGTCTGAACAACTCTAAAATTTCTAAGGTGAAAACAGTTGTTCAAGATCTTTTTCGAGGAAGTGTGTCTCAAGTAACAAC GTGCTCAAATTGTGGAAGAGATTCTGATGCATCTTCCAAAACCGAAGACTTCTACGAGCTGGAGTTGAATGTCAAAGGCTTGAAAAGCTTAGATGAGAGTTTGGATCAGTACCTTAGTGTGGAACAGCTTCATGGAGAGAATCAATACAATTGTGAATTGTGTAAAAGCACTGTAGATGCCACTCACCGCATCAGGCTACGAACACTTCCTGATGTTCTTAATTTTCAGCTTAAGCGTTATGAGTTCCTTCCGAAG ACTACTACAAGGAAGAAAATCACATCTGCATTTGGTTTCCCTGGAGAATTGGACATGGGGCTGAGACTGTCTGAACCTTCTCAGCTGGAATGGATATATGACCTGTCAGCTGTGTTGATTCACAAGGGAACTGCTGTAAATAGTGGCCATTACATTGCTCATATCAAGGATGAGAATACAGGGCAGTGGTGGGTTTTTGATGACGAGCATGTCTCAAATCTAGGTCATCGTCCATTTGGAGAAGGCTCTTCAAGTTCTACTGCTAAAGTTGTTCATAATGACACTGTTTTGCCATCTTGTGCTGGAGCAACACCCGCTGATACCAGCAGAAGTAGTGTAGATGCTGTTCTGCCACAGTCTTTAGAATCTAATGTTGGTAGTCATAAAGAGAGTTTTTCATCTATTGATGCATACAGACTGATGTATAATCTTAAGCGCACTAGAAAGAATGATGATAAAAGAAATCATATTGCAAACATTATTCAATTAGAAGGTCACAAGGGTTTACACAATGGCTTTCATCTTCCACCTCATCTCTCTGAGGATATAAAGGATGTGAATGCAGTATATCTTGCTGTTTGTGAAGAGTACAAATTGAAGAAGGAAAGAGAGGTGCATCATGTAGCAGAACGGAGGCAAGAAGTGCGATCAATTCTTTCAGAAGCTCCTGTCCGGTCGCTTGAAGAACCGTTTTATTGGGTTTCTACAGCCTGGCTTCGCCAGTGGGCGGACAACGTCATTCCAGG TGCTATAGACAACAAACCTATCCAATGCTCACATGGAGAAGTCCCAGTGTCTAAAGTTGGGTCCATGAAGCGGCTGTCTGTCAAGACTTGGGGAATCTTGTTCTCTAAG TATGATGGAGGGCCAGCACTGAGCAACAGCAACTGCTGCATGACTTGCCTTATTGATAGTGCTCAATCTGTGGTCTCTGCTGATAGCTATAGGGATCAGAGAACATTAATGAGAGATCTTGCAAACGATGTAATTACTAAGAAATGTTCAGATGGAACATATTTTGTGTCTAAGACATG GCTGCAACAGTGggtgagaagaaaaaatatcgaTGCTCCTAGCGAAGCCGATGCAGGACCAACTGCTTCAATTAGGTGTCGACATGGGCAACTGAGGCCTAAGCAAACTGGTGCCAAGCGATTGCTGGTTCCTGAGAAACTTTGGCTCTTTTTGTATAAGGATGCGGTTGCTGTAAAACCTGATGATCCACTGGGATGCACAACTTTTCCTTCAGATTCTGAACTCTGTCCTGAATGCAGCGATGAACTTTCTGAAGTTGCCTGCTTCGAGGATTCTATAAG GGAGATGAAGCTCAAACATCGCCAAAATCATGAAAGGTTGGCTACTGGAAAGAGTATTCCCCTGTCTTTGAACTGCACGTATTACCTGATGCCTTCTTCATGGCTCACAAAATGGAGAAACTACACGAGTGCAAGTGGCAAGAATACTTCATCAGTGGAACCTGAAGTTCTTGATCCTGTTATTGATGCACTGAAATGTGAACAG CATTCCCGACTCCTAGAAAGGCCTCCTTACCTGATGAACAAACGTGGCATGCTTATACAGAAGAGTTCTTCT ACAGATGCTTTAACAATCATTACAGAGAATGACTGGAACAGTTTCTGTGAAGAGTGGGGCGGCAACAAGGAGAAAGGCATAATGGCAATAATTGAGTCCAGCGATGTCACAGAAAGTAATTTGAGTGGGTGCAGAGAAGACGTGTCACTATGTAAAGACCATCCAAGTTCTCAAGATGAAGCAAGTAATGGCCCTGAGATCAGACAGCCTGTAATTAGGACCTCTCCAGAG ATTTGTGAGGATTGCATTGGTGAACGAAAAAGTCATGAGTTGGCAAAGAAGCTGAATTACTTCAATGAGGACATAAGTGTATCTCTTGTGCGTGGTAAGGAAGCTCCAAGATCGATTTTAGAAGCTTCTTCAGCCACTTCTGAGACAGATCGGCGGGCCTCCAAGCGACCTCGAAAGACCAGCTATGGGACTTCAGTAAATCTAAAAGTTTCTGGTTCCACATCATTATACCGGTTAAAAATGATGATATGGGAATCGCTTGGGGTATGCTACAGTGAGCAGATAACTTGA